Proteins encoded by one window of Acidipropionibacterium virtanenii:
- a CDS encoding DUF885 domain-containing protein — protein sequence MTAADDSPTPLADHPHTEVDQVAERYYDAIVEASPIFATDLGLDIRQDEYDDLSPTGQEAHYRRAMTALDELDQTVPADDIDRVTRAAMRNRLGLEAETHDNGDDLLGINGIDTGLHSIRAVYDAMPTDTPEQWQTITRRLKAVPSAIHGWLATQHASIDAGVLPARRQVRLLASQVDGWITTGGFFDTYLAGATTADGPLPDGLHSDLADAVEIAKEAYAGAAAALRTDIEAQATDEDAVGIQRYRLASREFLGSTVDLAETYRWGQEELARIEEMQRETASRIRPGANVAQAMEALDADPAYQIHGTADIPGTVALKEWMQARADEAITALDGTHFDIPAPARRIEGMIAPTHDGGVFYTGPSDDFSRPGRMWWAVPEGVDTFTTWRELTTVYHEGVPGHHLQISSAIAQHDQLNSWRRNACWTSGHGEGWALYAEWLMRDLGFMGDSGHLMGLLDGQSMRAARVVLDIGLHCGFDAPAEVGGGVWNWDKAWTFFNNHVSMDEGSARFEVNRYFGWPGQAPAYKLGERTWMELRDAVRAADPGFNLKDFHTRALALGGLPLDVLRSAILS from the coding sequence GTGACCGCAGCTGATGACTCCCCCACACCGCTCGCCGACCACCCGCACACCGAGGTGGATCAGGTCGCAGAGCGCTACTACGACGCGATCGTCGAGGCCAGTCCGATCTTCGCCACCGACCTGGGCCTGGACATTCGCCAGGACGAGTACGACGACCTCTCCCCCACCGGCCAGGAAGCCCACTACCGGCGTGCCATGACGGCTCTGGACGAGCTCGACCAGACCGTCCCCGCCGACGACATTGACAGGGTCACCCGCGCCGCGATGCGCAACCGCCTCGGCCTGGAGGCCGAGACCCACGACAACGGCGACGACCTGCTGGGCATCAACGGCATCGACACGGGTCTGCACTCGATCCGCGCCGTCTACGACGCGATGCCCACCGACACCCCAGAGCAGTGGCAGACCATCACCCGCCGCCTCAAAGCGGTCCCCTCCGCGATCCACGGCTGGCTCGCCACCCAGCACGCCTCCATCGACGCCGGCGTCCTGCCCGCCCGGCGTCAGGTACGCCTGCTGGCATCCCAGGTCGACGGCTGGATCACCACGGGCGGGTTCTTCGACACCTATCTCGCCGGCGCCACCACGGCCGACGGCCCGCTTCCCGACGGCCTTCACTCGGATCTGGCCGACGCCGTCGAGATCGCCAAGGAGGCATATGCCGGCGCCGCCGCCGCCCTTCGCACCGACATCGAGGCGCAGGCCACCGACGAGGACGCCGTCGGCATCCAGCGCTACCGGCTCGCCTCCCGGGAGTTCCTGGGCTCGACGGTCGACCTGGCCGAGACCTACCGATGGGGCCAGGAGGAGCTGGCCCGGATCGAGGAGATGCAGCGCGAGACGGCGTCGCGCATCCGTCCCGGCGCCAACGTCGCCCAGGCCATGGAGGCCCTCGACGCCGACCCCGCCTACCAGATCCACGGCACAGCTGACATTCCAGGCACAGTGGCCCTCAAAGAGTGGATGCAGGCCCGCGCCGACGAGGCCATCACCGCCTTGGACGGCACCCACTTCGACATCCCGGCCCCGGCCCGGCGCATCGAGGGGATGATCGCCCCGACCCATGACGGCGGGGTCTTCTACACCGGCCCCTCCGACGACTTCTCCCGCCCGGGACGGATGTGGTGGGCGGTCCCCGAGGGGGTCGACACCTTCACCACCTGGCGCGAGCTCACCACCGTCTACCACGAGGGCGTGCCCGGTCATCATCTGCAGATCTCCTCGGCCATCGCTCAGCACGACCAGCTGAACTCGTGGCGGCGCAACGCCTGCTGGACGTCCGGTCACGGCGAGGGATGGGCGCTGTACGCCGAGTGGCTGATGCGCGATCTCGGTTTCATGGGGGATTCCGGCCACCTCATGGGGCTGCTGGACGGCCAGTCGATGCGAGCCGCCCGGGTGGTGCTCGACATCGGCCTGCACTGCGGATTCGACGCCCCCGCCGAGGTGGGCGGCGGCGTCTGGAACTGGGACAAGGCGTGGACGTTCTTCAACAACCACGTCTCGATGGACGAGGGATCGGCCCGCTTCGAGGTGAATCGCTACTTCGGCTGGCCGGGCCAGGCACCCGCCTACAAGCTCGGCGAGCGCACCTGGATGGAGCTTCGCGACGCCGTCCGTGCCGCCGATCCGGGCTTCAACCTCAAGGACTTCCACACCCGCGCCCTGGCACTCGGCGGACTGCCTCTCGATGTGCTGAGATCGGCGATCCTCAGCTGA
- a CDS encoding Txe/YoeB family addiction module toxin translates to MRLVWDRDAWADYTHWQTADRRILKRINTLIDACLRDPFEGIGKPEQLKYGASGAWSRRITDEHRLVYLVDGDDLIILQARYHY, encoded by the coding sequence GTGCGCCTCGTCTGGGATCGCGACGCCTGGGCCGACTACACGCACTGGCAGACGGCGGACCGCCGCATCCTCAAGCGAATCAACACGCTCATCGACGCCTGCCTGCGTGACCCGTTCGAAGGTATCGGCAAACCCGAGCAGCTCAAGTACGGCGCCTCTGGAGCGTGGTCCAGACGGATCACCGACGAGCACCGGCTTGTCTACCTCGTTGACGGCGATGACCTGATCATCCTCCAGGCCCGCTACCACTACTGA
- a CDS encoding type II toxin-antitoxin system Phd/YefM family antitoxin yields MRRFKEGHLMSLSASEARRTLFPLIEKVNEDREAVEIVSKHGNAVLMPAEEYAAWQETAYLFRSPANARRLLDAYERARSGATEAHDLDRES; encoded by the coding sequence ATGAGACGATTCAAGGAGGGCCATCTCATGTCTCTGAGCGCCAGTGAGGCACGACGGACACTGTTCCCTCTCATAGAGAAGGTCAACGAGGATCGCGAGGCCGTCGAGATCGTCTCCAAGCACGGCAACGCGGTGCTCATGCCCGCCGAGGAGTACGCGGCCTGGCAGGAGACCGCGTACCTGTTCCGGTCGCCGGCAAATGCTCGACGCCTGTTGGATGCGTACGAGCGCGCCCGGTCCGGAGCCACCGAGGCTCACGACCTGGACCGGGAGAGCTGA
- a CDS encoding CGNR zinc finger domain-containing protein, whose product MSTDVTTEVGGRFGFIAGDRALDFVNTVDWRLDEEKRTDLFQSYGDLVIWAELAGVVGAAEAEEIRQEAVTDPRAADAALGEAVALREAVYETVLGARSRISAINDAYKAAQRCGELRLEKNRWVWRDVCVDLNTIRCRLARQVVPLLTSDTGRIGQCGDAACGWVFLDTSPRHNRHWCSQAMCGERNRARRHYQKARRETGSASHQVS is encoded by the coding sequence GTGAGTACAGATGTGACGACGGAGGTCGGGGGGCGATTCGGCTTCATCGCCGGGGATCGGGCCCTGGACTTCGTCAACACCGTCGACTGGAGGCTGGATGAGGAGAAGCGTACCGACCTGTTCCAGAGCTACGGCGACCTGGTGATCTGGGCCGAGTTGGCCGGCGTCGTCGGCGCCGCGGAGGCCGAGGAGATCCGACAGGAGGCCGTCACGGATCCGAGGGCCGCCGATGCGGCGCTGGGCGAGGCCGTGGCGCTGCGAGAGGCCGTGTACGAGACCGTACTCGGTGCACGGAGCCGGATCAGCGCGATCAACGACGCGTACAAGGCGGCGCAGCGGTGCGGGGAGCTGCGTCTGGAGAAGAATCGGTGGGTGTGGCGCGACGTTTGCGTCGACCTCAACACGATTCGCTGCCGGCTGGCCAGGCAGGTGGTTCCGCTTCTGACCTCAGACACGGGGCGGATCGGGCAGTGCGGGGATGCCGCCTGCGGCTGGGTGTTCCTCGACACCAGCCCCCGGCACAACCGCCATTGGTGCAGCCAGGCAATGTGCGGGGAGCGCAACAGGGCCCGCCGCCACTATCAGAAGGCCCGAAGGGAGACCGGTTCGGCGTCGCATCAGGTCAGCTGA
- a CDS encoding flavin monoamine oxidase family protein, whose protein sequence is MYDSIIVGAGLSGLTAATDLVAQGRDVLVLEARDRVGGRVENAGLADGEVVELGGQWISEAHEQMRSLVAEQGLEFAGPTSGDLVVKMHGTVSQLPSTSAAKESLTPFEFADLGQGLLRFRRLAERVAQNPVWTQANRTWLSQTLGQWISSNLRTDGGRAYFTALTARALDVDPESAALIDSLARAGDGVDLESLVAVNGDLAQQRVKGGVAQVADNLAAGLGDALRLSTPVVGLIHEADHAVVVTRDGEHLEARTVVVALPPRLLIDLAFDPPLPEERVELAEKVPPGNVIKAFLVYDSPWWRRSGASGQMGADEGAVRVMFDTSDDATGKGVLMGFFEGSEASGYSRLSVSLRQRAFEEVVEGAFGKAPSEPVEYLDRDWLSERYTGGCHGAHFAPGLWTTSGPVLAQPLDTVFFAGAEYATAFNGYMEGAVRRGHEVTAEVTAAL, encoded by the coding sequence ATGTACGACAGCATCATCGTCGGAGCCGGTCTGTCCGGTCTGACAGCGGCCACCGATCTCGTCGCGCAGGGGCGTGACGTCCTGGTCCTGGAGGCCCGGGACAGGGTCGGCGGCAGAGTCGAGAACGCCGGCCTGGCCGACGGCGAGGTTGTCGAACTCGGCGGGCAGTGGATATCCGAGGCCCATGAGCAGATGCGCTCACTCGTCGCGGAGCAGGGGCTCGAGTTCGCAGGACCCACCAGCGGCGACCTCGTGGTGAAGATGCACGGCACCGTCTCCCAGCTGCCCTCGACGTCTGCGGCCAAGGAGTCTCTCACCCCATTCGAGTTCGCCGACCTCGGGCAGGGACTGCTGCGCTTCCGTCGTCTTGCCGAGCGGGTCGCCCAGAACCCGGTGTGGACCCAGGCCAATCGGACCTGGCTCTCCCAGACGCTGGGACAGTGGATCAGCTCGAACCTGCGCACCGACGGCGGTCGTGCCTACTTCACCGCCCTGACCGCCCGGGCCCTCGACGTCGACCCAGAGTCCGCGGCCCTCATCGACAGCCTCGCCAGGGCCGGCGACGGCGTCGACCTGGAATCCCTGGTGGCCGTGAACGGGGACCTGGCGCAGCAGCGGGTGAAGGGCGGCGTGGCGCAGGTGGCCGACAACCTGGCCGCCGGACTCGGCGACGCGCTGAGACTCTCGACGCCGGTGGTCGGGCTCATCCACGAGGCGGACCATGCCGTCGTGGTGACCCGTGACGGCGAGCACCTGGAGGCCCGCACTGTCGTGGTCGCCCTGCCGCCTCGCCTCCTGATCGACCTGGCCTTCGATCCGCCGCTGCCCGAGGAGCGGGTGGAGTTGGCCGAGAAGGTGCCGCCGGGCAACGTCATCAAGGCCTTCCTGGTCTACGACTCCCCCTGGTGGCGGCGCAGCGGCGCCTCCGGGCAGATGGGTGCCGACGAGGGGGCGGTGCGGGTGATGTTCGACACCTCGGACGACGCCACCGGCAAGGGCGTCCTGATGGGATTCTTCGAAGGTTCCGAGGCCTCCGGATACAGCCGGCTGTCGGTCTCGCTGCGCCAGCGGGCCTTCGAGGAGGTCGTCGAAGGGGCCTTCGGCAAGGCACCTTCCGAACCCGTCGAGTACCTGGACCGCGACTGGCTGTCCGAGCGCTACACCGGCGGCTGCCACGGCGCCCACTTCGCCCCCGGCCTGTGGACCACCTCCGGTCCGGTCCTGGCCCAGCCCCTCGACACGGTCTTCTTCGCCGGCGCCGAGTACGCCACCGCCTTCAACGGCTACATGGAGGGTGCGGTGCGCCGCGGTCACGAGGTGACCGCCGAGGTGACCGCCGCGCTCTGA
- a CDS encoding NADPH-dependent FMN reductase, which translates to MKIGIISGSVRQGRNSAHVARWVESSAKDLGLDGVEFEVVPLAEYHLPVFDAPVSPMANTEPFQDPAVASWSRKMASFDAYILVTPEYNHSVPGAMKNAIDWLGREIYGKPIAFVSYGADAGVRATEHWRQIVANFEMVAIRSTVALGLFTDFDQNGIAPQARRAGELAGAVNSLVATTRRWQTAA; encoded by the coding sequence ATGAAGATCGGCATCATCTCCGGCTCCGTGCGGCAGGGCCGCAACTCCGCTCACGTCGCCCGCTGGGTCGAGTCCAGCGCCAAGGATCTCGGTCTGGACGGAGTCGAGTTCGAGGTCGTCCCGCTGGCCGAGTACCACCTGCCTGTCTTCGACGCCCCCGTCAGCCCGATGGCTAACACCGAGCCCTTCCAGGATCCGGCGGTGGCCTCCTGGAGCCGCAAGATGGCCTCCTTCGACGCCTACATCCTGGTGACCCCCGAGTACAACCACTCGGTGCCGGGAGCCATGAAGAACGCCATCGACTGGCTGGGGCGCGAGATCTACGGCAAGCCGATCGCCTTCGTCTCCTACGGGGCCGACGCCGGCGTGCGCGCCACCGAGCACTGGCGTCAGATCGTCGCGAACTTCGAGATGGTCGCCATCCGGTCGACGGTCGCCCTGGGACTGTTCACCGATTTCGATCAGAACGGCATCGCCCCGCAGGCCCGTCGCGCCGGCGAACTGGCCGGTGCGGTCAACTCGCTGGTCGCCACCACCCGCCGCTGGCAGACCGCCGCCTGA
- a CDS encoding serine hydrolase — translation MTSPQHAPVGRPETPAVLVIVNSPTSGPRRLGDWLLDAGLRVDERLGPEGLPGSLEGYHGLVMLGGGMMPDDDDTGPWLPAERALAAEAVATDLPTLGICLGGQLLAQVAGGEVRADHGPAERGATLICPNDLGRSDRLLGALGEGAPMIENHKDMITELPPGAVLLASSAALANQAFRIGRHVRGLQFHPEASAETLSGWDEAAMRTDGFSLAELVAAARAVDTANTAAARDLVAAFAAEVRAEARRSGAIQVRGATIGPATTDVEEAVHDAVERVRAAAEKALAERLDAATLAQAPACVAAVTFRGRVVAVQAHGQPRRDGSTTSAQTVFRIASMTKSFLAATALSLRDDGLLDLSMPASRFIGGIDRASMPEGRAAFDATLEELLSNRSGLAEDNPWGDDHLPAPRGEIADIIQQGLTLSAHPGTAYQYSNLGVSLIGRAIEARTHRAVDAVIKERILDPLALSTTRPKASLYPEWADLAAGYRTFDQGGSFAVQPVIESGALGCVGELYSTVADMATWMHFLGSAFDDYPDPAHESVLSAAGRRRMQTAHTMMLTTDWPFEGRALDGAGYGYGVIVEADHRFGRVVHHSGGLPGYSSHMRWHPTTGVGVVVMANSDTFGAWRAGRDLLAAVLEGVDAPSARVTLWPQTLDAARRLDAAVVSGRCIGVEHYRLARNVLRDASTETRHRRLARALETTGPILPDPGPLESRILTADTPAALRWSIPCRDGALIADMRMVGLADPLVQAFSVSVAGSDGRKPAGECSLAADHHQVVWQQD, via the coding sequence ATGACATCTCCCCAGCACGCACCGGTCGGCCGGCCCGAGACGCCGGCCGTCCTGGTCATCGTCAACTCCCCGACCTCCGGCCCCCGCCGGCTCGGCGACTGGCTCCTCGACGCGGGCCTGAGGGTCGACGAGAGGCTGGGCCCCGAAGGGCTCCCCGGCAGCCTCGAGGGCTACCACGGCCTGGTGATGCTGGGCGGCGGCATGATGCCCGACGATGATGACACCGGTCCCTGGCTGCCGGCCGAACGGGCGCTGGCCGCCGAGGCCGTCGCCACCGACCTGCCGACCCTGGGCATCTGCCTGGGCGGCCAGCTGCTGGCCCAGGTGGCCGGCGGCGAGGTGCGCGCCGATCACGGTCCTGCCGAGCGGGGCGCCACCCTCATCTGCCCCAATGATCTGGGACGCTCCGACCGCCTGCTGGGAGCCCTCGGCGAGGGAGCGCCGATGATCGAGAACCACAAGGACATGATCACCGAGCTGCCCCCCGGCGCGGTGCTGCTGGCCTCCTCGGCGGCCCTGGCCAATCAGGCCTTCCGGATCGGCCGGCACGTCCGCGGCCTGCAGTTCCATCCCGAGGCGAGCGCCGAGACGCTGTCGGGCTGGGACGAGGCCGCGATGCGCACCGACGGCTTCTCCCTGGCGGAGCTGGTGGCGGCCGCCCGCGCCGTCGACACGGCCAACACGGCCGCCGCCCGGGATCTGGTGGCGGCCTTCGCCGCCGAGGTGAGGGCCGAGGCCCGGCGCTCCGGGGCCATCCAGGTGCGCGGCGCCACGATCGGTCCCGCGACCACAGACGTCGAGGAGGCCGTCCACGACGCCGTCGAGCGGGTGCGGGCGGCCGCCGAGAAGGCCCTGGCCGAGCGCCTGGACGCCGCCACCCTGGCGCAGGCCCCCGCCTGCGTGGCGGCGGTGACGTTCCGCGGCCGGGTGGTGGCCGTCCAGGCTCACGGGCAGCCGCGCCGCGACGGGTCGACGACCAGCGCACAGACCGTCTTCCGGATCGCCTCGATGACGAAGTCCTTCCTGGCGGCGACCGCCCTGTCACTGCGCGACGACGGCCTGCTGGACCTCTCGATGCCGGCGTCCCGATTCATCGGCGGCATCGATCGGGCCTCGATGCCCGAGGGTCGGGCCGCCTTCGACGCCACCCTGGAGGAGCTGCTGAGCAACCGCTCGGGGCTCGCCGAGGACAACCCGTGGGGGGACGACCACCTTCCCGCCCCCCGCGGCGAGATCGCCGACATCATTCAGCAGGGGCTCACCCTGTCGGCGCACCCGGGTACCGCGTACCAGTACTCCAATCTGGGAGTCTCGCTCATCGGGCGGGCCATCGAGGCCCGCACCCACCGGGCGGTCGACGCGGTGATCAAGGAGCGCATCCTCGATCCGCTCGCGCTGTCGACGACCCGGCCGAAGGCCTCCCTCTACCCCGAGTGGGCCGATCTGGCCGCCGGGTACCGGACCTTCGACCAGGGCGGGAGCTTCGCCGTCCAGCCCGTCATCGAGTCCGGCGCACTGGGTTGCGTCGGCGAACTCTACAGCACGGTCGCCGACATGGCCACCTGGATGCACTTCCTGGGTTCGGCCTTCGACGACTACCCCGACCCGGCCCACGAGTCGGTGCTCAGCGCGGCCGGCCGACGCCGGATGCAGACCGCCCACACCATGATGCTCACCACCGACTGGCCCTTCGAGGGCCGGGCCCTGGACGGCGCGGGCTACGGCTACGGCGTCATCGTGGAGGCCGATCACCGGTTCGGCCGGGTGGTCCATCACTCCGGCGGGCTGCCCGGCTACTCGTCGCACATGCGCTGGCATCCGACCACCGGGGTGGGGGTCGTGGTGATGGCGAACTCCGACACCTTCGGCGCCTGGCGGGCCGGCAGGGACCTGCTCGCCGCGGTCCTTGAGGGGGTCGACGCCCCCTCGGCGAGGGTGACGCTGTGGCCGCAGACCCTCGATGCGGCGCGCAGGCTCGACGCCGCCGTCGTCTCGGGGCGCTGCATCGGGGTGGAGCACTACCGACTGGCGCGCAACGTGCTGCGCGACGCCTCCACCGAGACCCGGCACCGCCGGCTGGCCCGGGCGCTGGAGACGACCGGCCCGATCCTGCCCGATCCCGGACCACTGGAATCGCGGATCCTCACCGCCGACACCCCGGCCGCACTGCGCTGGTCGATCCCGTGCCGGGACGGGGCGCTCATCGCCGACATGCGGATGGTCGGGCTGGCCGATCCCCTGGTCCAGGCCTTCAGCGTCTCGGTGGCCGGATCCGACGGCCGCAAGCCCGCCGGTGAGTGCTCGCTGGCGGCCGATCATCACCAGGTCGTGTGGCAGCAGGACTGA
- a CDS encoding dipeptidase → MPVIPVIDGHNDLAWASRQGRGYRVDGLEGPLPQLHTDLPRLRAGGVAGQFWSVWVDPVLSGAEQVTATLEQIDFVHRMADAHPDELRLAATAEQVRRAMDDGRIASLIGVEGGAQIDGSGAVLRAYARAGARYLTLTWSVTTGWADSATDEPRHGGLSAFGRDVVAEMNRIGMVVDLAHVSPATMRDAVAISTAPVMVSHSAALTLCDHPRNVPDDVVAAIAAGGGVVMVAFVPSFVSQARRDWVTAGETGEPPAVGIGDVADHLDHIREVAGIGAVGIGADYDGTDAMPSGLEDVSHYQDLLAELAARGWSQADLEAVAHRNALRVLEAGDDSYRAFLAGRAGQPDPHTIVPAADTRDSRKS, encoded by the coding sequence ATGCCCGTGATCCCGGTCATCGACGGGCACAACGACCTGGCCTGGGCCTCACGGCAGGGGCGCGGATACCGCGTCGACGGGCTCGAGGGCCCGCTGCCGCAGCTGCACACCGACCTCCCCCGGCTGCGCGCCGGCGGCGTGGCCGGGCAGTTCTGGTCGGTGTGGGTGGACCCGGTGCTGAGCGGCGCCGAGCAGGTGACCGCGACCCTGGAGCAGATCGACTTCGTGCACCGGATGGCCGACGCCCATCCCGATGAGCTCCGGCTGGCGGCCACGGCCGAGCAGGTTCGCCGGGCGATGGACGATGGCCGGATCGCCTCCCTCATCGGCGTGGAGGGAGGCGCCCAGATCGACGGATCGGGGGCCGTGCTGCGCGCCTACGCCCGGGCCGGCGCCCGGTACCTGACGCTCACCTGGTCGGTGACCACCGGCTGGGCGGACTCGGCCACCGACGAGCCCCGCCACGGCGGTCTGAGCGCCTTCGGACGCGACGTCGTCGCCGAGATGAACCGGATCGGGATGGTGGTCGATCTGGCCCACGTCTCCCCCGCCACGATGCGCGACGCCGTGGCGATCAGTACGGCCCCGGTGATGGTCTCCCACTCCGCCGCCCTGACGCTGTGCGACCATCCGCGCAACGTGCCCGACGACGTCGTCGCCGCGATAGCTGCGGGCGGGGGCGTGGTGATGGTGGCCTTCGTGCCCTCCTTCGTCTCCCAGGCCCGCCGCGACTGGGTGACGGCCGGCGAGACCGGAGAACCCCCCGCGGTCGGCATCGGTGACGTCGCCGACCATCTGGATCACATCCGCGAGGTCGCCGGGATCGGCGCGGTCGGGATCGGCGCCGACTACGACGGCACCGACGCCATGCCGAGTGGCCTGGAGGACGTCTCCCACTATCAGGACCTCCTCGCCGAACTGGCCGCACGAGGATGGTCGCAGGCCGACCTGGAGGCCGTGGCGCACCGCAACGCGCTGCGCGTCCTGGAGGCCGGTGACGACTCCTACCGGGCCTTCCTGGCGGGGCGCGCCGGCCAGCCCGACCCCCACACCATCGTCCCCGCAGCAGACACCCGGGACTCCCGGAAATCCTGA
- a CDS encoding aminotransferase class IV: MKPLTLHLLDLSVPGGTITRHDPGEALIRVDDLGITRGDGIFEVAGVLHGVPLALEAHLARFARSARMMDLPEPDLDLWRRAVLAAATEMADQDALTAVKFIMTRGIEGADSAPTGWALGFLADDPAPAQADGLDVVLLDRGYRHDVADTSPWLLQGAKSLAYAVNKAALREAKRRGADDVIFLSSDGYVLEGPSSTLIARIDGTYITPPVTLGILPGTTQGDIFADLARRGVPSRVDTLSVNDLKTAAALWLCSSTRGAAPIRTLDGRTITVDHKATELLNADLDARKG; encoded by the coding sequence ATGAAACCCTTGACCCTCCATCTGCTCGACCTCTCGGTCCCCGGTGGCACCATCACCCGCCACGATCCCGGCGAGGCCCTCATCCGCGTCGACGATCTCGGTATCACCCGCGGCGACGGCATCTTCGAGGTCGCGGGCGTGCTGCACGGCGTGCCGCTGGCCCTGGAGGCCCACCTGGCACGATTCGCCCGGTCGGCGAGGATGATGGATCTCCCCGAACCGGATCTGGACCTGTGGCGCCGGGCCGTCCTCGCCGCAGCCACCGAGATGGCCGATCAGGACGCCCTGACCGCGGTGAAGTTCATCATGACCCGAGGCATCGAGGGGGCCGACTCCGCCCCCACCGGATGGGCGCTGGGATTCCTCGCCGACGATCCGGCCCCGGCCCAGGCCGACGGGCTCGACGTCGTCCTGCTGGACCGCGGCTACCGCCACGACGTGGCCGACACCTCCCCCTGGCTGCTGCAGGGGGCCAAGTCCCTGGCCTACGCCGTCAACAAGGCGGCGCTGCGCGAGGCGAAGCGCCGCGGCGCCGACGACGTCATCTTCCTCAGCTCCGACGGCTACGTGCTGGAGGGCCCGAGTTCCACCCTCATCGCCCGGATCGACGGCACCTACATCACCCCGCCGGTCACCCTCGGAATCCTTCCGGGAACCACGCAGGGAGACATCTTCGCCGATCTGGCGCGCCGCGGGGTCCCGAGCCGGGTCGACACCCTGTCGGTCAACGACCTGAAGACCGCCGCCGCGCTGTGGCTGTGCTCCAGCACCCGCGGGGCCGCCCCGATCCGCACCCTCGACGGGCGCACGATCACCGTCGACCACAAGGCCACCGAGCTTCTCAACGCCGACCTGGACGCCCGGAAGGGGTGA